Genomic DNA from Pseudomonas helmanticensis:
TTCTCATGGCTAAAATCGGATTTATCGGCACCGGCATCATGGGCCACCCAATGGCTTCGAACCTGCAGAAAGCCGGTCACAGCCTGTTCCTGTCGGCGCACCACGACGCCGCCCCTGCCGACCTGGTTGCCGCTGGCGCCGTCGCCCTGGCCAACCCGCGCGAAGTGGCACAGGAAGCTGAATTCATCATCGTTATGGTGCCGGATACCCCGCAGGTAGACGACGTCCTGTTCCGCGCTGACGGCGTTGCCGCCGGCCTGAGCAAAGGCAAGATCGTTATCGACATGAGCTCTATCTCGCCGACCGCCACCAAGGCCTTCGCTGCGAAGATCAACGAGAAAGGCGCGCAATACCTCGACGCACCGGTATCCGGTGGTGAAGTCGGCGCCAAAGCCGCGACCCTGAGCATCATGATCGGTGGCGACGCCGATGCCTTCGAACGCGCGCTACCGCTGTTCCAGGCCATGGGCAAGAACATCACTCTGGTCGGTGGCAATGGCGACGGTCAAACCGCCAAGGTCGCTAACCAGATCATCGTTGCGCTGAACATTCAGGCCGTTGCTGAAGCCCTGCTGTTCGCTTCGAAAAACGGTGCTGATCCGGCCAAAGTGCGTGAAGCACTGATGGGTGGTTTCGCTTCCTCGAAGATTCTTGAAGTGCACGGCGAGCGCATGATCAAAGGTACCTTCGATCCAGGCTTCCGCATCAGCCTGCACCAGAAAGACCTGAACCTGGCCCTGCAAGGCGCCAAAGAGCTGAACATCAACCTGCCAAACACCGCCAACGCCCAGCAAGTGTTCAGCACCTGCGCAGCCATCGGTGGCAGCAACTGGGATCACTCGGCGCTGATCAAAGGTCTGGAACACATGGCCAACTTCTCGATCCGCGACAAAAAATAAACCACTGCCCCGTCGCTCGTTCCCACGCTCTGCGTGGGAATGCAGCCCGGGACGCTCCGCGTCCCTGCCGAAGCGGACGCAGAGCGTCCATTGAGGCATTCCTTTGCTGCGCGTGGGAACGATCATCAGCATTAACCAAGAACAATAAGATTGGGAGCCCGCCATGTCGGTCGATCCGCAACAACTGCTGCGCGAGCTGTTTGCCACAGCCATCGACGCGGCCCATCCGAACCAGGTTCTCGAAGCCCATCTGCCCGCTGATCGCAGCGGCCGGGTGATCGTCATCGGCGCCGGTAAAGCCGCCGCCGCGATGGCGCAAGTGGTCGAGCGCAGCTGGCAAGGTGAAGTGTCTGGCCTGGTAGTGACCCGTTACGGTCACGGCGCCCCCTGCGAAAAAATCGAAGTGGTCGAAGCCGCGCACCCGGTGCCGGACGCTGCCGGTCTGGCCGTGGCCAAACGCGTACTCGAGCTGGTCAGCAACCTGACTGAAGACGACCGCGTGATCTTCCTGCTCTCCGGTGGCGGCTCTGCCCTGCTGGCGTTACCGGCCGCCGGCATCACCCTCGCGGACAAGCAGTCGATCAACAAAGCCCTGCTCAAATCCGGCGCGACCATCGGCGAGATGAACTGCGTGCGCAAGCACCTCTCGGCGATCAAGGGTGGCCGTCTCGGCAAGGCCTGCTGGCCTGCCACTGTCTACACCTACGCGATTTCCGATGTACCCGGCGACCTCGCCACGGTCATCGCTTCCGGCCCGACAGTGGCCGACCCAAGTACCTCCGCTGAAGCGCTGGCGATCATCAAACGCTACGGCATCGAGATCCCGGCGTCGGTACGCACCTGGCTGCAAAGCCCTGAGTCGGAAACCGTCAAACCCGGTGATCCGTCGCTGGCGCGCAGCCACTTCCAGTTGATCGCCCGCCCGCAGCAATCGCTGGATGCCGCAGCAGTGAAATGCCGTCAGGCCGGGTTCAGCACGCTGATCCTCGGCGACCTCGAGGGTGAGTCGCGCGAAGTGGCGAAAGTCCACGCCGGCATCGCCCGCCAGATCATCAATCACGGCCAGCCACTGGCTGCGCCGTGCGTGATTCTCTCCGGCGGCGAAACCACCGTGACCGTGCGCGGCAATGGCCGTGGCGGACGCAACGCCGAGTTCCTTCTGAGCCTGACCGAAAACCTCAAAGGCCAGCCCGGCGTCTATGCGCTGGCCGGTGACACCGACGGCATCGACGGCTCGGAAGACAACGCCGGCGCGATCATGACCCCGGACAGCTACGCCCGCGCCGCCACCCTCGGTTTGAGCGCCAGCGACGAGTTGGATAACAACAACGGCTACGGCTATTTCGCGGCGCTCGATGCGCTGATCGTCACCGAGCCGACCCGCACCAACGTCAACGACTTCCGCGCCATTCTGATCCTTGAGAGCTCCAAATCATGACGCCTGATAAAAAGGTCAAAATCCTCGCCACCCTCGGGCCTGCCGTCGATGGCATAGAAGACATCCGTGAACTGGTCGAGGCCGGGGTCAATATCTTCCGCCTGAACTTCAGCCACGGCGACCACGCCGACCACGCCAAGCGCTATCAGTGGATCCGCGAAGTCGAGCGCCAGCTCAACTACCCGTTGGGCATTCTGATGGACTTGCAGGGGCCGAAACTGCGTGTCG
This window encodes:
- a CDS encoding 2-hydroxy-3-oxopropionate reductase codes for the protein MAKIGFIGTGIMGHPMASNLQKAGHSLFLSAHHDAAPADLVAAGAVALANPREVAQEAEFIIVMVPDTPQVDDVLFRADGVAAGLSKGKIVIDMSSISPTATKAFAAKINEKGAQYLDAPVSGGEVGAKAATLSIMIGGDADAFERALPLFQAMGKNITLVGGNGDGQTAKVANQIIVALNIQAVAEALLFASKNGADPAKVREALMGGFASSKILEVHGERMIKGTFDPGFRISLHQKDLNLALQGAKELNINLPNTANAQQVFSTCAAIGGSNWDHSALIKGLEHMANFSIRDKK
- a CDS encoding glycerate kinase type-2 family protein, with translation MSVDPQQLLRELFATAIDAAHPNQVLEAHLPADRSGRVIVIGAGKAAAAMAQVVERSWQGEVSGLVVTRYGHGAPCEKIEVVEAAHPVPDAAGLAVAKRVLELVSNLTEDDRVIFLLSGGGSALLALPAAGITLADKQSINKALLKSGATIGEMNCVRKHLSAIKGGRLGKACWPATVYTYAISDVPGDLATVIASGPTVADPSTSAEALAIIKRYGIEIPASVRTWLQSPESETVKPGDPSLARSHFQLIARPQQSLDAAAVKCRQAGFSTLILGDLEGESREVAKVHAGIARQIINHGQPLAAPCVILSGGETTVTVRGNGRGGRNAEFLLSLTENLKGQPGVYALAGDTDGIDGSEDNAGAIMTPDSYARAATLGLSASDELDNNNGYGYFAALDALIVTEPTRTNVNDFRAILILESSKS